A genome region from Nocardia sp. NBC_00565 includes the following:
- a CDS encoding helix-turn-helix domain-containing protein, which translates to MEPTTEVVTARPAPALAAFIDRYTGYRLSGFAPGLHRGLPSRHMTFIVAIGPTIDVVAQTDPRQTPDAYGCVLSGLQASSATISHNGYQEGVSIALTPLGCRTLFGMPAGELWNTSVEFADVVGPAGRKLWEQLQELPAWPDRFAACDRVLTELACHDRVVTPELTWAWRTLVDSDGTATIGPLAEEIGWSRQHLARRFGTEFGLSPKLAARIARFERARHMIARTPSFVTIAQVAASCGYYDQAHLNRDFAELVGCSPTMWLAEEIPSVQDDTGVAG; encoded by the coding sequence ATGGAGCCGACCACCGAAGTGGTGACGGCACGACCGGCACCCGCGCTCGCGGCGTTCATCGACCGCTACACCGGATATCGACTGTCCGGGTTCGCGCCCGGACTGCATCGGGGACTGCCCTCGCGGCATATGACGTTCATCGTCGCCATCGGACCGACCATCGACGTTGTCGCGCAGACGGATCCGCGCCAGACCCCGGATGCGTACGGTTGCGTGCTCAGCGGGCTGCAAGCGAGTTCGGCGACCATTTCGCACAACGGCTATCAGGAGGGCGTGTCGATCGCGCTGACGCCGTTGGGTTGCCGAACCCTGTTCGGGATGCCCGCGGGCGAACTCTGGAACACCTCGGTGGAGTTCGCGGATGTGGTCGGTCCGGCCGGGCGCAAGCTGTGGGAGCAGCTTCAGGAGCTGCCCGCTTGGCCGGATCGTTTCGCGGCCTGCGATCGGGTGCTGACCGAGTTGGCCTGTCACGACCGCGTTGTCACGCCCGAATTGACTTGGGCCTGGCGAACTCTGGTCGATTCCGATGGCACCGCGACGATCGGCCCGCTGGCCGAGGAGATCGGCTGGAGCCGCCAGCATCTGGCACGCCGTTTCGGCACGGAGTTCGGCCTGAGCCCGAAACTGGCCGCGCGGATCGCCCGGTTCGAACGCGCCCGGCACATGATCGCGCGCACCCCGTCTTTCGTCACCATCGCCCAGGTCGCGGCCAGCTGCGGCTACTACGACCAGGCCCATCTGAACCGCGACTTCGCGGAGTTGGTCGGCTGCAGTCCGACCATGTGGCTCGCCGAGGAGATTCCATCTGTCCAAGACGACACCGGGGTCGCTGGATGA
- a CDS encoding VOC family protein, whose protein sequence is MTNPTTTPSTTRTAIWPCLIFQDARASSEFLVKAFGFELTGLYARDDDPSIVEHGELRWPLGGGIMFGSAGRNDTEFGRRAIGNDSVYVVCENPDELFAKATTAGAEVVRGLRDEDYGSRGFSVRDPEGNLWSFGTYWGE, encoded by the coding sequence ATGACGAATCCAACAACAACACCAAGTACCACCCGCACCGCGATCTGGCCCTGCCTGATCTTCCAGGATGCCCGCGCGAGCTCGGAGTTCCTGGTCAAAGCCTTCGGCTTCGAGCTCACCGGGCTCTACGCCCGCGATGATGATCCTTCGATCGTCGAGCACGGCGAACTGCGCTGGCCGCTGGGCGGCGGCATCATGTTCGGCTCGGCGGGCCGCAACGACACCGAATTCGGGCGCCGCGCCATCGGAAACGACTCCGTCTACGTGGTGTGCGAGAACCCGGACGAGTTGTTCGCCAAGGCCACGACGGCAGGCGCCGAGGTCGTGCGCGGCCTGCGGGACGAGGACTACGGCTCGCGCGGCTTCTCGGTCCGCGATCCGGAGGGCAACCTCTGGAGCTTCGGCACTTATTGGGGCGAGTAG
- a CDS encoding carbohydrate ABC transporter permease: MNAYEVVRRSLLVRLVSAPIAGSRVERAILRRTVRGLLLYAALIGIAWCALAPILWALSGSLKRDGEITEPTLVPARPQWSNYGKVFELLPLGRMLANTACYALCVTAGQVFFCALAGYAFARLRFRGREVLFLAYLGTLMVPLTVTVIPQFLLMRAFGWVDTPWAMIVPGLFGSAFGTYLMRQFFRTLPAELEEAAIVDGCTTWQVFWRVLLPHTRPALMVLGVLTWINVWNDFLWPLIMIQRNDIATATLGLVRLQGQYHTQWPILMAAAVVILLPLVVVYAIAQRAFVRGIAASGLGGR; the protein is encoded by the coding sequence ATGAACGCGTATGAGGTTGTCCGGCGGTCACTTCTGGTGCGGCTGGTCAGTGCGCCCATTGCAGGTAGTCGGGTCGAGCGAGCGATCCTGCGTCGGACCGTGCGCGGGCTGCTGCTCTACGCGGCGCTCATCGGGATCGCCTGGTGTGCGTTGGCGCCGATCCTGTGGGCGTTGTCGGGATCCCTGAAGCGCGACGGTGAGATCACCGAGCCGACACTGGTTCCCGCGCGACCGCAGTGGTCCAACTACGGGAAGGTCTTCGAACTGCTGCCGCTGGGGCGGATGCTGGCCAATACCGCGTGCTACGCGCTGTGTGTGACGGCGGGACAGGTGTTCTTCTGCGCGCTGGCCGGATATGCGTTCGCGCGCTTGCGATTCCGTGGGCGGGAGGTGTTGTTTCTCGCCTATCTCGGCACGCTGATGGTGCCGTTGACGGTCACCGTGATCCCGCAATTCCTGCTCATGCGTGCGTTCGGCTGGGTCGATACACCTTGGGCGATGATCGTGCCAGGTTTGTTCGGCAGCGCTTTCGGTACCTATCTGATGCGCCAGTTCTTCCGCACGCTCCCCGCCGAACTGGAGGAGGCGGCGATCGTCGACGGCTGCACCACGTGGCAGGTGTTCTGGCGAGTGTTGTTGCCGCACACTCGGCCCGCGCTCATGGTGCTCGGCGTACTCACCTGGATCAATGTCTGGAACGACTTCCTGTGGCCGTTGATCATGATTCAGCGCAACGACATCGCCACCGCGACACTGGGTTTGGTCCGGCTGCAGGGGCAGTACCACACGCAGTGGCCGATTCTCATGGCCGCTGCGGTGGTCATTCTGCTGCCGCTGGTGGTCGTGTATGCCATCGCTCAGCGTGCCTTCGTTCGTGGCATTGCCGCGTCGGGCCTCGGCGGTCGCTGA
- a CDS encoding carbohydrate ABC transporter permease — MARRRERAGWVFVGPNVAAVVVFLLGPLAVSLYLSLHSWDLFSAPRFVGVANYRRLFVSDPLFLIALRNTAVFTVLTLVPTVVIGLAVAAVLNRKLAGIGIFRTIAFLPLVASTVAMAVVWRFIFTTDDGLLNIVLGWVGIDPVPWLTDPDWALVSLSIVTVWKSVPFATVILLAAMQGVPETLYEAARIDGAGALQRFWSVTLPLIRGPLSFVFVITIINSVQAFDQAYALTGGNGGPETGTYLLGIMLFQNAFGFYEVGYAAALAWVIFAILLVLTLAQLRFARRAEVEL, encoded by the coding sequence CTGGCGCGGCGGCGGGAGCGGGCGGGGTGGGTGTTCGTGGGGCCGAATGTGGCTGCGGTGGTGGTGTTTCTGCTGGGGCCGCTGGCGGTTTCGTTGTATCTGAGTTTGCATTCGTGGGATTTGTTCAGTGCGCCGCGGTTTGTCGGGGTGGCGAACTACCGGCGGTTGTTCGTGTCGGATCCGTTGTTTCTCATCGCATTACGCAATACCGCGGTGTTCACCGTGCTGACATTGGTGCCGACGGTGGTGATCGGGCTGGCGGTGGCGGCGGTGCTCAATCGAAAGTTGGCCGGGATCGGGATCTTTCGGACCATCGCATTCCTGCCGCTGGTGGCTTCGACCGTTGCCATGGCCGTGGTGTGGCGTTTCATTTTCACCACCGATGACGGGCTGCTCAACATCGTTCTCGGCTGGGTCGGGATCGATCCGGTGCCGTGGCTGACCGATCCGGATTGGGCGCTGGTCTCGCTGAGTATCGTGACCGTGTGGAAGAGTGTGCCTTTCGCGACCGTCATCCTGTTGGCCGCGATGCAGGGGGTGCCGGAGACGCTGTACGAGGCGGCGCGCATCGATGGGGCGGGGGCGCTGCAGCGGTTCTGGTCGGTCACCCTGCCGTTGATTCGCGGGCCGCTGTCATTCGTTTTCGTTATCACCATTATCAATTCGGTTCAGGCCTTCGACCAGGCCTATGCGCTGACCGGCGGTAACGGTGGGCCGGAGACGGGGACCTATCTGCTCGGAATCATGTTGTTCCAGAACGCTTTCGGGTTCTACGAAGTCGGCTATGCGGCGGCGTTGGCCTGGGTGATCTTCGCGATCCTGTTGGTGCTGACGCTGGCGCAGTTGCGGTTCGCGCGCCGGGCGGAGGTGGAGTTGTGA
- a CDS encoding ABC transporter substrate-binding protein yields the protein MRFRQAPHPPWRRAPLRRRTLLGSVLAAPLLAATGCASDDDALTFFFQARPEEARVRLRIIDEFHKRHPDIRIRTIMSGPDPLQQMLTYCAGGKCPDVMMAWELLYAGLAERGVLLDLRTLLDRDPEYAAALRADSYPTLYDTFTYAGGQYALPEQWSGVFLYYNRKLFADAGVRAPVRWHDAWSFDEFLDAARALTQTRQWGFVDAWVPYFSAACFGMNNGAEWFMPPVDPTRTNLADPRFAEGFQFYADLALRHRVAPKVADQQSVSAPDLFRRGRAAMAMGGHWLYSEFAGHDELPIDVTVLPVGPHGGPGAITDVGSTGLSIAADSPRIEQAWEFVKFATGPIGQAIIAASGLFVPVLKSAMAAPGFAAAHRDIGNLQVFTEGPENSRALPITPVWGKVSALLERGGNRVLRGAATAASVSPSLTTDINTLLETP from the coding sequence ATGCGATTCCGCCAAGCTCCACATCCGCCCTGGAGGAGGGCTCCGTTGCGCAGGCGCACACTGCTCGGCTCGGTGCTTGCCGCGCCGCTGCTTGCCGCGACCGGCTGTGCGTCCGATGACGACGCGCTCACCTTCTTCTTCCAGGCCAGGCCGGAGGAGGCGCGGGTCCGGCTGCGGATCATCGACGAGTTCCACAAGCGGCACCCCGACATTCGGATCCGCACCATCATGTCCGGGCCGGACCCACTGCAGCAGATGCTCACCTACTGCGCGGGTGGCAAATGTCCGGACGTCATGATGGCGTGGGAGTTGCTCTATGCCGGACTCGCCGAACGAGGGGTGCTGCTGGACCTGCGCACCCTGCTCGACCGGGATCCCGAGTACGCCGCCGCATTGCGTGCGGACAGCTATCCGACGCTGTATGACACCTTCACCTATGCCGGTGGGCAATACGCGCTGCCGGAGCAGTGGTCGGGGGTGTTCCTCTACTACAACAGGAAGCTGTTCGCCGACGCCGGCGTGCGCGCACCGGTGCGGTGGCACGATGCCTGGTCGTTCGACGAATTCCTCGATGCGGCACGGGCACTCACGCAGACCCGGCAGTGGGGATTCGTCGACGCATGGGTGCCGTACTTCTCCGCCGCTTGCTTCGGTATGAACAACGGGGCGGAGTGGTTCATGCCGCCGGTGGATCCGACCAGGACCAATCTTGCCGATCCGCGGTTCGCCGAGGGATTCCAGTTCTACGCCGATCTCGCGCTTCGCCATCGCGTGGCGCCGAAAGTCGCTGATCAGCAATCGGTTTCGGCACCGGATCTGTTCCGGCGCGGGCGTGCGGCGATGGCGATGGGTGGGCACTGGCTGTATTCCGAATTCGCCGGGCACGATGAGTTGCCGATCGATGTGACGGTGCTGCCAGTCGGTCCACACGGCGGTCCCGGCGCGATCACCGATGTCGGCAGCACCGGATTGTCGATTGCCGCGGATAGTCCGCGCATCGAACAGGCCTGGGAATTCGTCAAATTCGCGACCGGCCCGATCGGGCAGGCCATAATCGCCGCCTCCGGTCTGTTCGTACCGGTGCTGAAATCCGCGATGGCAGCACCCGGATTCGCCGCCGCCCATCGCGATATCGGCAACCTCCAGGTGTTCACGGAGGGACCGGAGAACTCCCGTGCACTGCCGATAACTCCAGTGTGGGGCAAGGTTTCGGCACTATTGGAACGCGGCGGAAACCGCGTCCTACGTGGTGCCGCCACCGCCGCATCCGTGAGCCCCTCCCTGACCACCGACATCAACACCCTTCTGGAAACTCCATGA